One Sphingomonas sp. FARSPH DNA segment encodes these proteins:
- a CDS encoding SDR family NAD(P)-dependent oxidoreductase, translated as MANPFAIITGASTGIGFELATLAAKNGYDILVVADEPLIDAAAEDFKQFGTEVRSVQADLSTIDGIDTVLSAADGRQIDLLCANAGHGLGRAFLDQEVKDWRLVVDTNITGTAYLLQKVLREMVARNAGRVLVTGSIAGYIPGAFQAVYNGTKAFIDSFVAAIQNEIKEADGVTLTNLMPGPTDTEFFARADMLDTDVGTDPKKADPAKVAQDGWDALMAGKAAVVSGVKNKLQSAVANVTPNAVLAEQHRNIAEPGTAKN; from the coding sequence ATGGCCAACCCATTTGCGATCATCACCGGCGCCTCGACGGGCATCGGCTTCGAACTCGCCACGCTGGCGGCAAAGAACGGTTACGACATCCTGGTCGTCGCCGACGAACCGCTGATCGATGCGGCGGCGGAGGATTTCAAGCAGTTCGGTACCGAGGTGCGTTCGGTGCAGGCGGACCTGTCGACGATCGACGGCATCGATACGGTGCTGAGCGCCGCAGACGGGCGGCAAATCGACTTGCTGTGTGCCAATGCCGGCCATGGCCTGGGCCGCGCCTTCCTGGACCAGGAGGTCAAGGACTGGCGGCTGGTGGTCGACACCAACATCACCGGCACCGCCTATCTGTTGCAGAAGGTGCTGCGCGAGATGGTCGCGCGCAACGCGGGCCGCGTGCTCGTGACCGGATCGATCGCCGGCTACATCCCCGGCGCGTTCCAGGCGGTGTACAACGGCACCAAGGCGTTCATCGACAGCTTCGTCGCGGCGATCCAGAACGAGATCAAGGAGGCCGACGGCGTCACGCTGACCAATCTGATGCCCGGGCCGACCGACACCGAATTCTTCGCGCGCGCCGACATGCTGGATACCGATGTCGGCACCGATCCCAAAAAGGCCGATCCCGCCAAGGTCGCGCAGGATGGCTGGGACGCGTTGATGGCGGGCAAGGCGGCGGTCGTCTCCGGCGTCAAGAACAAGCTGCAGTCTGCGGTCGCGAACGTCACCCCCAATGCGGTGCTCGCCGAGCAGCATCGCAACATAGCCGAACCCGGCACCGCCAAGAACTGA
- a CDS encoding 16S rRNA (uracil(1498)-N(3))-methyltransferase → MTATPAWPPQSTPRLFIEAPLAPGPLRLDGPQAHYLVSVMRFAVGDPVKLFDDVTGEWLAIARDVGRRDLTLEVTECLRPREPVPDLWLVAAPLKKGRVDWLAEKACELGVDRLVPVLTSRTVVDKLKLDRLRAHMIEAAEQCARTALPALAEPVKLAALLRDWAAGRALFFADETGGVPAFDAMRTHRGPAAILIGPEGGFTDEERTAIRAHPDAVGIGLGPRILRADTAAAAAVSVWMAAAGDWSETA, encoded by the coding sequence TTGACCGCCACGCCCGCCTGGCCGCCGCAATCGACCCCGCGCCTGTTCATCGAGGCGCCGCTCGCCCCCGGGCCGCTGCGTCTCGACGGGCCGCAGGCACATTATCTGGTGTCGGTGATGCGGTTCGCGGTGGGCGACCCGGTCAAGCTGTTCGACGACGTCACCGGCGAATGGCTCGCGATCGCGCGCGACGTCGGCCGGCGCGACCTGACGCTCGAGGTCACCGAATGCCTGCGCCCGCGCGAACCGGTGCCCGACCTGTGGTTGGTCGCCGCGCCGCTGAAGAAGGGGCGCGTGGACTGGCTGGCGGAGAAAGCGTGCGAGCTGGGTGTCGACCGCCTCGTCCCCGTGCTCACCAGCCGCACCGTCGTCGACAAGCTGAAGCTCGATCGCCTCCGCGCGCATATGATCGAGGCGGCGGAGCAATGCGCGCGCACCGCGCTGCCCGCGCTCGCCGAACCGGTGAAACTCGCCGCGCTGCTGCGCGACTGGGCAGCCGGGCGGGCGCTATTCTTTGCGGACGAGACGGGGGGCGTCCCCGCCTTCGACGCGATGCGCACGCATCGCGGCCCCGCGGCGATCCTGATCGGGCCCGAAGGCGGCTTCACCGACGAGGAACGCACCGCGATTCGCGCGCATCCCGATGCGGTCGGCATCGGCCTCGGGCCCCGTATCCTGCGCGCCGATACCGCCGCTGCTGCCGCGGTATCGGTATGGATGGCGGCCGCCGGGGACTGGTCGGAAACGGCTTAA
- a CDS encoding zinc-dependent alcohol dehydrogenase — translation MRALAWHGKHDVRMDTVDDPEIVNPRDCIIKVTSTAICGSDLHLYDGYIPTMQAGDVLGHEFMGEVVEVGAKSTLKKGQRVVVPFTIACGSCYHCGKHQYSACPNGLPADNQDIAMSLYGQEMSGLFGYSHMTGGYAGGQAEYVRVPFSDVGPIVIPDGVDDDKVLFLSDILPTGWQAAEYAQIEPGDTVAVWGCGPVGLFAVQSAFLMGAERVIAIDHFPHRLELAKRFGAETINFEESATYEALMEVTGGIGPDAVIDAVGLEAHGLFVDNIIDQIKASTFLGTDRPHSIRQAIIACRKGGRVSMPAVYGGFVDKFPLGAFMEKGLTLKTGQTHVQHYMPALLNAIMEGKIDTEFLISHRMPLEDAPKGYKMFHDQQNEVTKIVLKPGMATA, via the coding sequence GTGAGAGCGCTGGCGTGGCACGGCAAGCACGACGTCCGCATGGACACGGTCGACGATCCGGAAATCGTCAATCCGCGCGACTGCATCATCAAGGTGACGTCGACCGCGATCTGCGGTTCGGACCTGCACCTGTACGACGGCTATATCCCGACGATGCAGGCGGGTGATGTGCTGGGCCATGAATTCATGGGCGAGGTGGTCGAGGTCGGCGCGAAATCGACGCTGAAGAAGGGCCAGCGCGTCGTGGTGCCGTTCACCATTGCGTGCGGCAGCTGCTACCATTGCGGCAAGCACCAATATTCCGCTTGTCCGAACGGCCTGCCCGCGGACAATCAGGACATCGCGATGTCGCTGTATGGGCAGGAGATGTCGGGCCTGTTCGGCTATAGCCACATGACCGGTGGCTATGCCGGGGGACAGGCGGAATATGTCCGCGTGCCGTTCAGCGACGTCGGCCCCATCGTGATCCCCGACGGGGTCGACGACGACAAGGTGCTGTTCCTGTCCGACATCCTGCCGACCGGGTGGCAGGCGGCGGAATATGCGCAGATCGAGCCGGGGGATACGGTGGCGGTCTGGGGCTGCGGCCCGGTCGGGCTGTTCGCGGTGCAGTCGGCGTTCCTGATGGGCGCGGAGCGGGTGATCGCGATCGATCATTTTCCGCACCGGTTGGAGCTCGCCAAGAGGTTTGGTGCAGAGACGATCAACTTCGAGGAAAGCGCCACCTACGAGGCGTTGATGGAGGTGACCGGCGGGATCGGGCCCGACGCGGTGATTGACGCCGTCGGGTTGGAGGCGCACGGCCTGTTCGTCGACAACATCATCGACCAGATCAAGGCGTCGACGTTCCTGGGCACCGATCGGCCGCATTCGATCCGCCAGGCGATCATCGCGTGCCGCAAGGGCGGGCGGGTGTCGATGCCGGCGGTCTATGGCGGCTTCGTCGACAAATTCCCGCTCGGCGCCTTCATGGAGAAGGGGCTGACGCTGAAGACCGGTCAGACGCACGTCCAGCACTACATGCCCGCGCTGCTCAACGCGATCATGGAGGGCAAGATCGACACCGAGTTCCTGATCTCGCACCGCATGCCGCTGGAGGACGCGCCCAAGGGCTACAAGATGTTCCACGACCAGCAGAACGAGGTGACGAAGATCGTGCTGAAGCCGGGGATGGCGACGGCATGA
- a CDS encoding glutamate--cysteine ligase: MTTKTATQKESPIIESRDQLIASFARGEKPADRWRIGTEHEKFVYRDADHRAPSWDEPGGIRDLLIDLQRHGWQPVEENGNLIALTGADGSVSLEPAGQFELSGAPLDNLHQTCAETGRHLRQVKEAGERLGVGFLGLGMWPDKTRAELPIMPKGRYAIMLRHMPRVGSMGLDMMLRTCTIQVNLDYASEADMAKKFRVGLALQPLATALFANSPFTEGKPNGFLSYRSHIWSDTDPARTGMLPFVFEDGFGYERYADYMLDVPMYFVYRDGTYIDAAGLSFRDFLKGELSVLPGEKPTLDDWNDHLSTAFPEVRLKTFLEMRGADGGPWNKICALPAFWVGLLYDNAALDAAWDLVKDWSLEERQALRDAVPRLALDAPLPGGGRLADIAGQVLDIAHAGLSARARTNAAGDDETGFLDPLREVVRSGKVPAQRLLDAYNGDWQGDISRVYAEASF, from the coding sequence ATGACGACCAAGACCGCCACGCAAAAGGAATCGCCGATCATCGAATCGCGCGACCAGCTGATCGCGAGTTTCGCACGCGGCGAGAAGCCCGCCGATCGCTGGCGGATCGGCACCGAGCATGAAAAATTCGTCTATCGCGACGCCGATCACCGCGCGCCGTCCTGGGACGAGCCCGGCGGCATCCGCGATCTGCTGATCGACCTGCAGCGTCACGGCTGGCAGCCGGTCGAGGAGAACGGCAACCTCATAGCGCTGACCGGCGCCGACGGCAGCGTCAGCCTGGAGCCGGCAGGCCAGTTCGAACTGTCGGGGGCGCCCCTCGACAACCTGCACCAGACGTGCGCCGAAACCGGCCGTCATCTGCGCCAGGTCAAGGAGGCGGGCGAGCGGCTGGGCGTCGGCTTCCTCGGCCTCGGCATGTGGCCGGACAAGACGCGCGCCGAGCTGCCGATCATGCCCAAGGGCCGCTATGCGATCATGCTGCGCCATATGCCGCGCGTCGGCAGCATGGGTCTCGACATGATGCTGCGCACCTGCACGATCCAGGTGAATCTCGACTATGCGTCGGAAGCCGACATGGCGAAGAAATTCCGCGTCGGCCTCGCGCTGCAACCGCTCGCCACCGCGCTGTTCGCCAATTCGCCCTTCACGGAGGGGAAGCCCAACGGCTTCCTGTCCTATCGCAGCCATATCTGGTCGGACACCGACCCGGCGCGCACCGGCATGCTGCCCTTCGTGTTCGAGGACGGCTTCGGCTACGAACGCTACGCCGACTATATGCTCGATGTGCCGATGTATTTCGTTTACCGCGACGGCACCTATATCGACGCCGCTGGCCTGTCGTTCCGCGACTTCCTGAAGGGTGAGCTCAGCGTCCTGCCCGGCGAGAAGCCGACGCTCGACGACTGGAACGATCACCTGTCCACCGCCTTCCCCGAGGTTCGGCTGAAGACGTTCCTCGAGATGCGCGGCGCGGACGGCGGGCCGTGGAACAAGATCTGCGCGCTGCCCGCCTTCTGGGTCGGCCTGCTGTACGACAATGCCGCGCTCGACGCGGCGTGGGACCTCGTCAAGGACTGGAGCCTCGAGGAGCGTCAGGCGCTGCGCGACGCGGTGCCGCGCCTCGCGCTCGACGCGCCGTTGCCCGGCGGCGGGCGGCTCGCCGACATCGCAGGGCAGGTGCTCGACATCGCGCACGCAGGCCTTTCGGCCCGCGCGCGCACCAATGCGGCGGGCGACGACGAAACCGGCTTCCTCGATCCCCTTCGCGAGGTGGTGCGCAGCGGCAAGGTGCCGGCGCAGCGGCTGCTCGACGCCTATAACGGCGACTGGCAGGGGGACATCAGCCGCGTCTATGCCGAGGCGAGCTTCTGA
- the ubiA gene encoding 4-hydroxybenzoate octaprenyltransferase, producing MAMLPPDIVPDSEHRGLVARLPQPLRGLALLARFDRPIGWWLLFWPGAWAVALAGGAVTRWPLVLWILAGSVAMRGAGCVYNDIVDRDLDAQVARTRSRPIPSGQVSLRLAWLWLVALCIVGLIVLVQLRPLAIGVALASLAPVAAYPFMKRITWWPQAWLGLVFSWAALVGWSEVAGDLSAPMWLLYAGSIAWVIGYDTIYALQDREDDALIGVRSSALRMGAHVRGGTAAFYAAAVALWGGAIWCVRPDPVALAALLPVAGHLAWQVATLRPDDGAGALRRFRSNRFAGLLMFLACLVVGAA from the coding sequence ATGGCCATGCTTCCCCCTGATATCGTCCCCGACAGCGAGCACAGGGGCCTTGTCGCGCGCCTGCCGCAGCCATTGCGCGGCCTTGCGCTGCTCGCGCGCTTCGATCGGCCGATCGGCTGGTGGCTGTTGTTCTGGCCGGGTGCCTGGGCGGTGGCGCTGGCGGGCGGCGCGGTGACGCGGTGGCCGCTGGTCTTGTGGATCCTTGCGGGCAGCGTCGCGATGCGCGGCGCAGGATGCGTTTACAACGACATCGTCGACCGCGATCTCGACGCGCAGGTCGCGCGCACACGCAGCCGACCGATTCCCAGCGGGCAGGTGTCGCTGCGCCTCGCCTGGTTGTGGCTGGTCGCCCTGTGCATCGTCGGGCTGATCGTGCTGGTGCAATTGCGGCCGCTCGCGATCGGCGTGGCGCTCGCCAGCCTCGCGCCCGTTGCCGCCTATCCGTTCATGAAGCGGATCACTTGGTGGCCGCAGGCATGGCTCGGGCTCGTCTTTTCCTGGGCGGCGCTGGTCGGTTGGAGCGAGGTAGCGGGCGACCTGTCGGCGCCGATGTGGCTGCTCTATGCCGGGTCGATCGCCTGGGTGATCGGCTATGACACTATCTATGCGTTGCAAGATCGCGAGGACGATGCGCTGATCGGCGTGCGCTCTTCGGCGTTGCGTATGGGCGCGCATGTGCGCGGCGGCACGGCGGCCTTCTATGCGGCGGCAGTGGCCTTGTGGGGTGGCGCGATCTGGTGTGTGCGGCCCGATCCGGTCGCTTTGGCAGCGCTGCTGCCCGTCGCGGGCCATCTCGCCTGGCAGGTGGCGACGCTTCGCCCCGACGATGGCGCAGGCGCGTTGCGCAGGTTCCGCAGCAACCGCTTCGCCGGGTTGCTCATGTTCCTCGCCTGCCTGGTCGTGGGCGCCGCGTAA
- a CDS encoding methyltransferase family protein, with protein sequence MSDVPPPVSGSRPPSAVSSGVGIAGLVGLGAWLVIAKQFGMDGPYAALVALIWTAVPMVVWSLAVDKVHRRASTGIDWAARQGGRATTDVSLTKIAGLFATWGLIGIVYFTGRFYWQGNFAFAMWCLTWSVPVVAVLAVPYVFWIDRRLVEPRDGAWHFGAWLTGQAGWDAAAIHAHRRAWAVKGFFLAFMLAIVPGGYGGLIRTDVTAALRDPVALAQWLIALMFVVDVMFATVGYILTLRPLDAHIRSANPFAAAWTAALICYPPFVLMEAGGPLDYHQGTQDWTIWLQWHPWLLAGWGAMLVVLTGIYAWATVAFGLRFSNLTHRGILTHGPYALSRHPAYLAKNLFWWATTLPILSVGSIVDAARATILMAVVSGIYYWRARTEERHLGMDPDYRAYSAWMTRHGAVPRFFRWLTGK encoded by the coding sequence ATGTCCGATGTGCCGCCGCCCGTCTCCGGTTCCCGCCCGCCTTCCGCCGTCAGCTCCGGCGTGGGTATCGCAGGCCTGGTGGGACTGGGCGCGTGGCTGGTCATCGCCAAGCAGTTCGGCATGGACGGCCCCTATGCGGCGCTGGTCGCGCTGATCTGGACCGCGGTGCCGATGGTCGTCTGGTCGCTGGCCGTCGACAAGGTCCATCGGCGGGCGAGTACCGGGATCGACTGGGCGGCGCGCCAGGGCGGACGCGCGACCACCGACGTCAGCCTGACCAAGATCGCCGGACTGTTCGCCACATGGGGGCTGATCGGCATCGTATATTTCACCGGCCGTTTCTATTGGCAGGGTAATTTCGCCTTTGCGATGTGGTGCCTGACGTGGAGCGTGCCGGTGGTGGCCGTGCTCGCGGTGCCTTACGTCTTCTGGATCGACCGCCGGCTAGTCGAGCCGCGCGACGGCGCGTGGCATTTCGGCGCGTGGTTGACGGGACAGGCAGGCTGGGACGCCGCGGCGATCCACGCGCATCGGCGCGCTTGGGCGGTGAAGGGGTTCTTCCTCGCCTTCATGCTGGCGATCGTTCCGGGGGGCTATGGCGGGCTGATCCGCACGGACGTGACGGCGGCGCTGCGCGACCCGGTCGCGCTGGCGCAATGGCTGATCGCGTTGATGTTCGTCGTCGACGTGATGTTCGCGACCGTCGGCTATATCCTGACGCTGCGCCCGCTCGATGCGCATATCCGCAGCGCCAACCCCTTCGCCGCGGCCTGGACCGCGGCGCTGATCTGCTACCCGCCGTTCGTGCTGATGGAAGCGGGCGGCCCGCTCGATTATCATCAGGGCACGCAGGACTGGACGATCTGGCTGCAATGGCATCCGTGGCTGCTGGCGGGCTGGGGCGCGATGCTGGTGGTGCTGACCGGTATCTATGCCTGGGCGACGGTGGCGTTCGGCCTGCGCTTTTCGAACCTGACGCATCGCGGCATCCTGACGCACGGGCCCTATGCGCTGTCGCGGCACCCCGCCTATCTGGCGAAGAACCTGTTCTGGTGGGCGACGACGCTGCCGATCCTGAGCGTGGGCAGCATCGTCGACGCCGCGCGCGCGACGATCCTGATGGCGGTGGTCAGCGGCATCTATTACTGGCGCGCGCGCACCGAGGAGCGTCACCTCGGCATGGACCCGGATTATCGGGCATACAGTGCGTGGATGACGCGGCACGGCGCGGTGCCGCGCTTCTTCCGCTGGCTCACGGGAAAATGA
- a CDS encoding DUF4142 domain-containing protein has translation MNRIITAAAIAATPFAAAIAQAPTTPAAYVAMAGAGDQYEIQSSRLVMQTTRNAELRAFAEMMVRDHTNSTAEVKAAARQAGLTVPPPRLDAKGSRDIAALRGAKGTARDGLYVTQQKAAHARALALHRGYAANGTAAPLKAVAGKIAPVVQTHLTALQSM, from the coding sequence ATGAACCGGATCATCACCGCGGCGGCGATCGCCGCGACGCCGTTCGCCGCCGCCATCGCGCAGGCGCCGACAACCCCCGCTGCCTATGTCGCGATGGCCGGGGCGGGGGATCAATACGAGATCCAGTCGAGCAGACTGGTGATGCAGACGACGCGGAATGCGGAGCTGCGCGCCTTTGCCGAGATGATGGTGCGCGATCACACCAACAGCACCGCAGAGGTTAAGGCGGCCGCACGGCAGGCCGGGCTGACGGTGCCGCCGCCGCGGCTCGACGCGAAGGGTAGCCGCGACATCGCCGCGCTGCGCGGTGCGAAGGGCACGGCGCGCGACGGGTTGTACGTGACGCAGCAGAAGGCGGCGCATGCGCGCGCGCTGGCGCTGCATCGGGGCTATGCTGCGAACGGCACGGCGGCGCCGCTGAAGGCGGTTGCCGGAAAGATCGCGCCCGTGGTCCAGACGCATCTTACCGCATTGCAATCGATGTAG
- a CDS encoding putative bifunctional diguanylate cyclase/phosphodiesterase, whose product MSHDPAPASNPRAIRFAELLGLRDGADATQWAQIRASQLHAGRQLSLFLLAANLLAAAATVWLFAHTTAHWHLISWAALVALVAVTVTMRRLATHHRDDGYATTGDLRNTAYEGGALAIAWSVPPIAFIVGDASATAYALWMIMSVLMTAGAVAMAPLALATIAFVGGLGFVVFVKLMIIGGYAEAGATAAFTGLLVLACLNRARSLVIIRASQIALAERDETVSLLLREFEETNADWLWETDAMRRIVKASPRFAFACGLDPVTINGKPFLQVLAGPSWETGNFGAGLRTLADKLKGRESFRDLRLPVHVDGKERWWELAASPRFDPSGVFCGFRGVGSDVTEQRASADRIDRMARFDTLTGLPNRLQVNETLQQAMTAAEQWGGRCAFMMIDLDRFKAVNDTLGHPIGDRLLGRVSERLAQLMGANEMCGRLGGDEFAVVVRDGSDVTRIEALARRIIETLSQPYEVDQHTLYIGASVGLAVGPRDGRTAEMLIRSADLALYRAKDAGRGVYHAYEPELHVRAEERRVLEMALRQAIEKGELHLHYQPVVDAGTGGLKGFEALLRWQNAQFGNVSPAKFIPLAEEARLIQPIGEWVLRTACHEAAKWPSDIRVAVNVSPDQLQNPGFVQVVASALANSGLSPERLELEVTESVFMHEGLGATKVLESILDLGVRLSLDDFGTGYSSLGYLSRTRFSSIKIDRSFVQGASKGVKEAIAIIRAVVALAQSLGMATTAEGVETEAEHGMVQNLGCTKVQGYYFGRPLPVEEARTLACRGRGASSVAA is encoded by the coding sequence GTGAGCCACGATCCTGCCCCTGCGTCGAACCCCCGTGCCATCCGCTTCGCGGAGCTATTGGGCCTTCGCGACGGCGCCGACGCGACGCAATGGGCACAAATCCGCGCATCCCAGTTGCATGCCGGGCGCCAGTTGTCGCTGTTCCTGCTCGCCGCCAACCTCCTCGCGGCGGCGGCGACCGTCTGGCTGTTCGCGCATACCACCGCCCATTGGCACCTGATCAGCTGGGCTGCGCTCGTCGCGCTCGTCGCGGTCACTGTGACCATGCGCCGCCTTGCAACGCACCATCGCGACGACGGTTATGCGACCACCGGCGATCTTCGCAACACCGCTTATGAAGGCGGCGCGCTCGCCATTGCCTGGTCAGTGCCGCCGATCGCGTTCATCGTCGGCGACGCCTCCGCCACCGCTTATGCGCTCTGGATGATCATGTCGGTGCTGATGACCGCCGGCGCCGTCGCGATGGCGCCGCTCGCGCTGGCGACCATCGCTTTCGTCGGGGGACTGGGCTTCGTCGTCTTCGTCAAGCTGATGATCATCGGCGGCTATGCCGAAGCGGGGGCGACCGCGGCCTTCACCGGGCTTCTCGTCCTCGCCTGTCTCAATCGCGCGCGCTCGCTCGTGATCATCCGCGCCAGCCAGATCGCGCTCGCCGAGCGGGATGAGACGGTCAGCCTGTTGCTGCGCGAGTTCGAGGAGACGAACGCCGACTGGCTGTGGGAAACCGACGCGATGCGCCGCATCGTCAAGGCCTCACCGCGTTTTGCCTTCGCCTGCGGCCTCGACCCCGTCACGATCAACGGCAAGCCGTTCCTTCAGGTGCTCGCCGGCCCGAGCTGGGAAACGGGCAATTTCGGCGCGGGCCTGCGCACGCTCGCCGACAAGCTGAAGGGCCGTGAGAGCTTCCGCGACCTGCGCCTGCCCGTCCATGTCGACGGCAAGGAACGGTGGTGGGAACTCGCCGCCTCGCCGCGCTTCGATCCGTCGGGCGTCTTCTGTGGATTTCGCGGCGTCGGCTCCGACGTCACCGAACAGCGCGCGTCCGCCGACCGGATCGATCGCATGGCCCGGTTCGACACGCTCACCGGCCTGCCCAACCGGCTTCAGGTCAACGAGACGCTGCAACAGGCGATGACCGCCGCCGAGCAATGGGGCGGGCGCTGCGCGTTCATGATGATCGATCTCGACCGGTTCAAGGCGGTCAACGACACGCTCGGCCACCCGATCGGCGACCGGCTGCTGGGGCGCGTGTCCGAACGCCTCGCGCAATTGATGGGCGCGAACGAGATGTGCGGGCGACTGGGCGGCGACGAATTCGCGGTGGTCGTGCGCGACGGCTCCGACGTCACCCGGATCGAGGCGCTCGCGCGCCGCATCATCGAAACGCTGTCGCAACCCTATGAGGTGGACCAGCACACGCTGTATATTGGCGCCTCGGTCGGCCTCGCGGTGGGACCGCGCGACGGGCGGACCGCGGAAATGCTGATCCGCTCCGCCGACCTTGCCCTTTATCGCGCCAAGGATGCCGGGCGCGGCGTCTACCACGCCTACGAACCCGAACTGCACGTACGCGCGGAGGAGCGCCGCGTGCTCGAGATGGCGCTGCGCCAGGCGATCGAGAAGGGCGAACTGCATCTCCATTACCAGCCCGTGGTCGACGCCGGCACCGGCGGCCTCAAGGGATTCGAAGCGCTGCTACGCTGGCAAAACGCGCAATTCGGCAACGTTTCCCCGGCCAAGTTCATCCCGCTGGCAGAGGAAGCGCGCCTGATCCAGCCGATCGGCGAATGGGTGCTACGCACCGCCTGCCACGAGGCGGCGAAATGGCCGTCCGACATCCGCGTCGCGGTCAACGTCTCGCCCGACCAATTGCAGAATCCCGGCTTCGTCCAGGTCGTCGCCAGCGCACTCGCCAACTCGGGTCTGTCTCCCGAACGGCTCGAACTGGAAGTGACCGAAAGCGTCTTCATGCACGAAGGGCTGGGCGCGACCAAGGTCCTCGAAAGCATCCTCGACCTCGGCGTGCGCCTCAGCCTCGACGATTTCGGCACGGGCTATTCCAGCCTCGGCTATCTGTCGCGCACGCGCTTTTCGTCGATCAAGATCGACCGCAGCTTCGTGCAGGGCGCGTCGAAGGGCGTGAAGGAAGCGATCGCGATCATCCGCGCGGTCGTCGCGCTTGCGCAGAGCCTGGGCATGGCGACCACCGCGGAAGGCGTGGAGACGGAGGCAGAGCACGGCATGGTGCAAAACCTTGGCTGCACCAAGGTACAGGGCTATTATTTCGGTCGCCCGCTGCCCGTCGAGGAAGCGCGCACGCTCGCCTGCCGCGGCCGTGGCGCAAGCTCGGTCGCGGCCTGA